In Blautia wexlerae DSM 19850, a single window of DNA contains:
- a CDS encoding PolC-type DNA polymerase III codes for MEKDFFDVFPSLKVKKELEELLDMVFVTRVSCNPSRTHIWVYIKSERWIHKKHIFELEEQIERQIFAGLNVTVTVIEKFRLSGQYNPQNFLETYRSSMELELRSYNMLEYNMFRQAQISFPGENDLHMILPDSVIAREKSGILIEYLQKVFCERCGMDLKVELEFRETQESKYRKNAAVQIAQEVENVIRHAKLNSKNEEPAQSEEAGTAEKKAEKKTDKGQQERKDKKAAFADRKDNRKGDFRGGFRRDSNPDVIYGRDFEGEPVALETITGEMGEVIVRGQVMEVEAREIRNEKTILIFPITDFTDSIVVKMFLRNEQVPEVTEHVKKGAFLKFRGVTTVDRFDSELTIASIAGIKKIANFTTARVDTSPQKRVELHCHTKMSDMDGVTDAKSLVKRAYEWGHPAIAITDHGVVQAFPEANHCFDAWGGCVPKDSDFKVLYGMEGYLVDDLKGMVTNGKGQKLNGRFVVFDIETTGFSSLTCQIIEIGAVLVENGEITDRFSTFVNPKVPIPFRIEQLTSINDSMVMDAPTIEEVLPKFLEFSKDAVMVAHNADFDMGFIMKNCDRLGIAHDFTYVDTVGMARFLLPALNRFKLDTVAKAVGVSLENHHRAVDDAACTAEIFVKFVKMLEERDIRDVDMLNEQGAVSVNTIRKLPTYHVIIFARNETGRINLYKLVSQSHLKYYHRRPRVPKSVLEQYRDGLLVGSACEAGELYQAILRNAPDTEIARLVNFYDYLEIQPVGNNRFMIADDKHDMISSEEDLKEINRKIVKLGEQFKKPVVATCDVHFMDPQDEIYRRIIMAGNGFSDADEQAPLYLRTTEEMLEEFAYLGSEKAEEVVITNTNKIADMIEKISPIHPDKFPPVIENSDQDLKNICFTKAHEMYGDPLPEIVESRLDRELNSIISNGYAVMYIIAQKLVWKSNEDGYLVGSRGSVGSSLAATMSGITEVNPLPPHYLCPNPDCKYSDFDSPEVKQYAGMAGCDMPDKICPKCGTRMKKEGFDIPFETFLGFKGDKEPDIDLNFSGEYQANAHRYTEVIFGKGQTFKAGTIGTLAEKTAFGYVKNYFEERGVHKRYCEINRIVQGCTGVRRTTGQHPGGIIVLPVGEEIEKFTPVQHPANDVNSDIITTHFDYHSIDGNLLKLDILGHDDPTMIRMLEDLTGISARDVPLDQRDVMSLFASTKALKIEPEDIGGCKLGCLGIPEFGTDFAMQMLIDTKPKYFSDLIRIAGLSHGTDVWLGNAQVLIQEGKATISTAICTRDDIMIYLIGKGVESGLAFTIMESVRKGKGLRDEWIETMKEHGVPDWYIWSCKLIKYMFPKAHAAAYVMMAYRIAWYKVFQPLAYYAAYFSIRATAFSYELMCMGKERLEYYMAEIRKKGDSASKKELDTLKDMRIVQEMYARGFEFVPIDLYTAKAQRFQIVDGKLMPSLATIDGLGDKAADAVVDAAKQGKFLSKDDFRDRTKVSKTVIDLMDDLKLFGDIPQSNQMSLFDFTG; via the coding sequence TTGGAAAAAGACTTTTTTGACGTATTTCCCAGCTTAAAAGTGAAGAAAGAACTGGAAGAACTGCTGGACATGGTTTTTGTGACCAGAGTGTCCTGCAATCCTTCCAGAACTCATATATGGGTGTATATAAAAAGTGAACGCTGGATTCATAAGAAGCATATCTTTGAACTGGAAGAACAGATAGAGAGACAGATTTTTGCAGGACTGAATGTAACAGTTACAGTTATTGAGAAATTCCGCCTTTCCGGTCAGTACAATCCTCAGAACTTTCTGGAAACTTACAGATCCAGCATGGAACTGGAACTGCGCAGCTACAATATGCTGGAATACAATATGTTCAGACAGGCGCAGATTTCTTTTCCCGGAGAAAATGATCTTCATATGATCCTTCCTGATTCTGTAATAGCCAGAGAAAAGAGCGGGATCCTGATCGAATATCTGCAGAAGGTTTTCTGCGAAAGATGCGGAATGGACTTAAAGGTGGAACTTGAGTTCAGGGAGACGCAGGAAAGTAAGTACCGTAAGAATGCAGCAGTGCAGATCGCTCAGGAAGTGGAAAATGTAATCCGTCATGCGAAATTAAACAGTAAGAATGAAGAGCCGGCTCAGTCTGAAGAAGCAGGAACAGCAGAGAAGAAAGCAGAGAAAAAGACTGATAAGGGACAGCAGGAAAGGAAGGACAAAAAAGCTGCATTTGCAGACCGCAAAGACAACAGGAAGGGAGATTTCCGGGGTGGATTCAGAAGGGACAGCAATCCGGATGTTATCTATGGAAGAGATTTCGAAGGAGAGCCTGTTGCACTTGAGACGATTACCGGTGAGATGGGTGAGGTGATCGTCCGCGGACAGGTTATGGAGGTTGAAGCCAGAGAAATCCGTAATGAAAAAACAATTCTTATCTTCCCGATCACAGACTTTACGGACAGTATTGTTGTGAAGATGTTTTTGCGCAATGAACAGGTGCCGGAAGTGACAGAACATGTAAAGAAGGGGGCTTTTCTGAAGTTTCGCGGTGTGACAACAGTAGACCGTTTTGACAGTGAATTGACTATTGCATCCATAGCCGGAATTAAGAAAATTGCCAATTTTACAACTGCCAGAGTAGATACCAGCCCACAGAAAAGAGTAGAGCTTCACTGTCATACAAAGATGAGCGATATGGATGGGGTTACGGATGCCAAATCTCTGGTGAAACGTGCTTATGAGTGGGGACATCCTGCCATTGCCATTACAGACCATGGGGTTGTACAGGCATTTCCGGAGGCAAATCACTGTTTCGATGCCTGGGGCGGATGTGTGCCGAAGGATTCTGATTTTAAGGTTCTTTATGGAATGGAAGGCTATCTGGTAGATGATTTAAAAGGTATGGTGACCAATGGAAAAGGTCAGAAGCTGAACGGTAGATTTGTGGTCTTTGATATTGAGACAACAGGTTTTTCTTCGCTGACCTGTCAGATCATAGAGATTGGCGCCGTACTGGTAGAAAATGGTGAGATTACGGACCGTTTTTCCACATTTGTAAATCCAAAGGTACCGATTCCTTTTCGCATTGAACAGCTGACCAGTATCAATGACAGTATGGTCATGGATGCCCCGACTATCGAAGAAGTGCTTCCGAAATTCCTTGAATTCAGCAAGGATGCGGTTATGGTTGCACACAATGCGGACTTTGATATGGGATTTATTATGAAAAACTGTGACAGACTGGGAATCGCACATGATTTTACTTATGTAGATACGGTCGGTATGGCCCGTTTCCTGCTTCCTGCATTGAACAGATTTAAGCTGGATACGGTAGCAAAAGCAGTTGGGGTTTCACTGGAAAATCATCACCGGGCAGTAGATGATGCCGCATGTACTGCAGAGATTTTTGTGAAGTTTGTAAAGATGCTGGAAGAGCGTGATATCCGGGATGTGGATATGCTGAATGAGCAGGGAGCTGTTTCTGTAAATACTATCAGGAAACTGCCGACCTACCATGTGATCATTTTTGCCAGAAATGAGACAGGGCGCATTAATCTGTATAAATTAGTGAGTCAGTCGCACCTGAAGTATTATCACAGACGTCCACGTGTCCCCAAAAGTGTGCTGGAGCAGTACAGAGACGGACTTCTGGTGGGAAGTGCCTGTGAAGCAGGGGAACTGTATCAGGCAATTCTGAGAAATGCACCGGATACTGAGATAGCCAGACTGGTAAATTTCTATGATTATCTGGAGATCCAGCCTGTTGGAAATAACAGATTTATGATAGCAGATGATAAGCATGATATGATCAGTTCCGAAGAAGACCTGAAGGAGATAAACAGGAAGATCGTTAAGCTTGGAGAGCAGTTTAAGAAACCGGTAGTTGCAACCTGTGATGTGCATTTCATGGATCCACAGGATGAGATTTACAGAAGGATCATTATGGCCGGAAACGGATTCTCAGATGCAGATGAGCAGGCACCGTTGTATTTACGTACCACAGAGGAAATGCTGGAAGAATTTGCCTATCTGGGAAGCGAGAAAGCAGAAGAAGTTGTCATTACAAATACAAATAAGATCGCAGATATGATTGAGAAGATATCACCTATTCATCCGGACAAATTCCCGCCGGTCATTGAGAATTCCGACCAGGATCTGAAGAATATCTGTTTTACAAAAGCGCATGAAATGTATGGAGATCCATTGCCGGAGATTGTGGAAAGCAGGCTTGACAGGGAACTGAATTCAATCATTTCCAATGGGTATGCCGTAATGTATATCATTGCACAGAAGCTTGTATGGAAGTCAAATGAAGATGGTTATCTGGTAGGTTCGCGAGGTTCTGTAGGATCTTCTCTGGCAGCTACCATGTCCGGTATCACAGAGGTAAATCCTCTGCCACCGCATTATCTCTGTCCTAATCCGGACTGCAAATACAGTGATTTTGATTCACCGGAAGTAAAGCAGTATGCAGGTATGGCGGGGTGTGATATGCCGGATAAGATCTGTCCGAAATGTGGAACCAGGATGAAAAAAGAAGGGTTTGACATTCCTTTTGAGACATTCCTTGGATTCAAGGGAGATAAGGAACCGGATATTGACCTTAACTTTTCAGGAGAGTATCAGGCTAATGCACACAGATATACAGAGGTTATTTTCGGTAAGGGGCAGACATTCAAGGCAGGGACTATCGGTACGCTTGCGGAGAAAACTGCATTTGGTTATGTGAAGAATTATTTTGAAGAGCGTGGTGTGCATAAACGTTACTGTGAGATCAACCGCATCGTACAGGGATGTACAGGCGTGCGGCGTACAACAGGACAGCATCCGGGAGGCATTATCGTACTTCCTGTAGGTGAGGAGATTGAGAAATTTACTCCTGTCCAGCACCCTGCGAATGATGTGAACAGTGACATTATCACCACACATTTTGATTACCATTCTATTGACGGAAACCTGCTGAAGCTTGATATACTTGGACACGATGATCCCACTATGATCCGAATGCTGGAGGATTTAACGGGAATCAGTGCAAGGGATGTTCCCCTGGATCAGAGGGATGTCATGTCATTGTTTGCAAGTACAAAGGCTTTGAAAATTGAACCGGAAGATATTGGCGGATGTAAGCTCGGATGTCTGGGAATCCCGGAATTTGGTACAGATTTCGCCATGCAGATGCTTATTGACACCAAGCCGAAATACTTCTCTGACCTGATCCGTATTGCAGGGCTTTCTCATGGTACGGATGTATGGCTGGGTAATGCCCAGGTGTTGATCCAGGAGGGTAAGGCAACCATTTCCACAGCTATCTGTACCCGAGACGATATTATGATCTACCTTATCGGAAAAGGAGTGGAAAGTGGCCTTGCATTTACGATCATGGAGAGTGTCCGTAAGGGAAAAGGTCTTCGTGATGAGTGGATCGAGACCATGAAAGAGCATGGAGTTCCGGACTGGTATATCTGGTCCTGTAAGCTGATCAAGTATATGTTCCCTAAGGCCCACGCAGCAGCATACGTTATGATGGCATACAGAATTGCGTGGTATAAGGTGTTTCAGCCACTGGCATACTATGCGGCATATTTTAGTATCCGCGCCACAGCGTTCTCCTATGAGCTGATGTGTATGGGAAAGGAACGCCTGGAGTATTATATGGCAGAAATTCGCAAAAAAGGTGATTCAGCATCTAAAAAAGAACTGGATACCCTGAAGGATATGCGTATTGTACAGGAAATGTACGCACGTGGATTTGAATTTGTACCGATTGATCTTTATACTGCCAAGGCACAGAGATTTCAGATCGTGGATGGGAAACTGATGCCGTCACTTGCAACTATTGACGGACTGGGAGATAAGGCGGCAGATGCAGTGGTTGATGCCGCAAAACAGGGAAAATTCTTGTCAAAAGACGACTTCCGCGACAGAACAAAGGTCAGCAAAACGGTTATTGATCTGATGGATGATCTGAAATTATTCGGAGATATCCCGCAGTCGAACCAGATGTCATTATTTGACTTTACAGGATGA
- a CDS encoding fructose-bisphosphatase class III, whose amino-acid sequence MKKDELRYLQRLAEIYPTIGKASTEIINLQSILNLPKGTEHFMSDLHGEYQAFSHVLRNGSGAVRKKIDDVFGHTLSNNDKRSLATLIYYPKEKMDLVKDTEEDMENWYKITLYRLIEICKTTASKYTRSKVRKALPTDYAYVIEELITEKAEVLDKEAYYDSIVNTIIEIGSAENFIIALAELIQRLVVDHLHILGDIYDRGPAPHFIMDRLMQYHSLDIQWGNHDVVWMGAAAGQKACIATVVRNSIRYGNLDILEDGYGINMLPLATFVMEAYKDDPCEIFAMKGASNYNVLEEELGKKMHKAIAVIQFKLEGKLVRRHKEFQMEDRALLHRINPEKGTITLPDGKEYPLRDNNFPTIDWKHPYELTAGEKEVMDKLSSAFRNCEKLQNHIRLLLDKGGLYTVYNGNLLFHGSIPLNEDGTFREVQIYGKSYKGKELYDVLETYVRRAFYSVGKEEQKKGRDIMWYIWAAPNSPLFGKSKMSTFERYFIEDPSTHEEKKNAYYRLWENEEVVDNMLREFGLDPEKGHIINGHVPVHQSEGESPVKCDGKVIVIDGGFSKPYQKVTGIAGYTLIYNSYGLNLTAHEPFTSKADAVARETDIVSNRVAVSYMSRRQLVGDTDTGHALKERIQELIQLLDAYRTGIIKEKK is encoded by the coding sequence ATGAAGAAAGACGAACTTAGATATTTACAGAGACTTGCAGAAATTTATCCTACAATCGGAAAGGCATCTACGGAGATTATCAATCTTCAGTCAATCCTGAATCTGCCGAAGGGAACGGAACACTTTATGTCAGACCTTCATGGGGAGTATCAGGCGTTTTCACATGTGCTCAGAAATGGTTCCGGTGCAGTGAGGAAGAAGATTGATGATGTGTTTGGACATACATTAAGTAACAATGATAAGCGTTCTCTGGCAACTCTGATCTATTATCCGAAAGAGAAGATGGATCTTGTTAAAGATACGGAAGAAGATATGGAAAACTGGTATAAGATCACTCTCTACCGTCTTATTGAAATTTGTAAGACAACAGCCTCCAAATATACCAGATCCAAAGTACGAAAAGCTCTTCCCACAGATTATGCCTATGTGATTGAAGAACTGATCACAGAGAAAGCGGAAGTTCTCGATAAAGAGGCATATTATGATTCCATTGTAAATACGATCATTGAGATCGGCAGTGCGGAGAATTTTATCATTGCGCTTGCAGAACTGATCCAGCGTCTGGTCGTGGATCATTTACATATTCTGGGTGATATTTATGACAGAGGTCCTGCTCCACATTTCATTATGGATCGCCTGATGCAGTATCACTCCCTGGATATTCAGTGGGGAAACCATGATGTTGTCTGGATGGGTGCGGCAGCAGGACAGAAAGCCTGTATTGCAACAGTGGTAAGAAACAGCATCCGTTACGGAAATCTGGATATTCTTGAGGATGGATACGGAATCAATATGCTGCCGCTGGCGACCTTTGTGATGGAGGCGTATAAGGATGATCCCTGCGAGATTTTTGCCATGAAAGGTGCTTCCAATTATAATGTTCTTGAGGAAGAACTGGGCAAAAAAATGCACAAGGCTATTGCTGTGATCCAGTTTAAATTAGAAGGTAAACTGGTGCGCAGACATAAAGAATTCCAGATGGAAGACAGAGCACTTCTTCATCGGATCAATCCGGAAAAAGGGACAATCACACTGCCTGACGGAAAGGAATATCCGCTTCGCGACAATAATTTTCCGACTATTGACTGGAAACATCCATACGAACTTACAGCCGGAGAGAAAGAAGTTATGGACAAACTGTCCTCTGCATTCAGAAACTGTGAAAAACTGCAAAACCACATCCGTCTCCTACTTGACAAAGGCGGGCTTTATACAGTATATAACGGAAATCTTCTGTTTCATGGAAGCATTCCTCTGAATGAAGACGGAACATTCCGGGAAGTACAGATTTATGGAAAAAGCTACAAGGGAAAAGAACTGTACGATGTACTGGAAACCTATGTGCGCAGAGCATTCTATTCTGTAGGAAAAGAAGAACAGAAGAAGGGCAGAGATATTATGTGGTATATCTGGGCTGCTCCGAATTCACCATTGTTTGGCAAGAGCAAGATGAGTACTTTTGAAAGATATTTCATAGAGGATCCTTCCACACATGAAGAGAAGAAGAATGCTTATTACCGCCTCTGGGAGAATGAAGAAGTGGTAGATAATATGCTTCGTGAATTTGGTCTGGATCCGGAAAAAGGGCATATCATCAATGGCCATGTTCCGGTACACCAGAGTGAAGGAGAAAGTCCTGTAAAATGTGATGGAAAGGTTATCGTGATTGACGGTGGTTTTTCCAAGCCATATCAGAAAGTAACGGGAATTGCCGGATATACGCTGATCTATAATTCCTATGGACTGAATCTTACTGCTCATGAACCGTTTACGTCCAAAGCAGATGCTGTGGCAAGAGAGACTGATATTGTATCGAACCGCGTGGCAGTCAGCTACATGTCCAGACGCCAGCTTGTGGGTGATACAGATACAGGTCATGCACTGAAAGAGAGAATACAGGAATTGATCCAGCTGCTGGATGCATACAGAACAGGTATCATCAAGGAAAAGAAATAA
- a CDS encoding amidophosphoribosyltransferase, translated as MGGIFGVASKSSCILDLFFGIDYHSHLGTRRGGMAVYDKKRGFDRVIHNIENAPFRTKFDGDIGEMEGNLGIGCISDNEPQPLLVRSHLGNFAITTVGKINNMDELIANCFKNGCTHFLEMSGGSVNPTEMVAALINQKDNMIEGIRYAQEVIEGSMTMLILTPKGILAARDRLGRTPLIVGKKEDACCVSFESFAYLNLGYEDLKELGPGEIVAVTPDGVETLQKPGEEMRICSFLWVYYGYPTSAYEGVNVEEMRYHCGDMLARRDRGEVNPDIVAGVPDSGIAHAIGYANQSGVPFARPFIKYTPTWPRSFMPTQQSQRNLIARMKLIPVHRLIKDKSLLMIDDSIVRGTQLRETTEFLYRNGAKEVHIRPACPPLLYGCKYLNFSRSKSEMDLITRRVIAKREGENVSDKVLADYADPNSTNYKEMLEEIRKELNFTSLKFHRLDDLKASIGISPCKLCTYCWDGKE; from the coding sequence ATGGGTGGAATTTTTGGAGTAGCATCAAAGTCCAGTTGCATTCTGGACCTTTTCTTCGGAATTGATTATCATTCCCATCTGGGAACACGCAGAGGCGGAATGGCAGTGTATGATAAGAAACGTGGTTTTGACCGCGTGATTCATAACATTGAAAATGCGCCGTTCAGGACCAAATTTGATGGTGACATTGGTGAGATGGAGGGAAATCTGGGAATCGGATGTATTTCAGATAATGAACCTCAGCCTCTTCTGGTGCGCTCTCATCTTGGCAACTTTGCAATTACCACAGTTGGAAAGATCAATAACATGGATGAACTGATTGCCAACTGTTTTAAAAACGGATGCACTCATTTTCTGGAAATGAGTGGAGGAAGCGTAAATCCCACAGAAATGGTAGCTGCACTGATCAATCAGAAAGACAACATGATTGAGGGAATCCGTTATGCGCAGGAAGTGATAGAAGGTTCCATGACCATGCTGATCCTGACACCAAAGGGGATTCTGGCAGCACGTGACCGTCTGGGAAGGACTCCACTGATCGTGGGAAAGAAAGAAGATGCCTGTTGTGTATCTTTTGAAAGCTTTGCATACCTGAATCTTGGATATGAAGACCTGAAAGAACTGGGCCCCGGAGAAATTGTTGCAGTGACTCCGGACGGTGTGGAAACCCTGCAGAAACCAGGGGAAGAGATGCGAATCTGTTCTTTCCTCTGGGTATATTACGGATATCCTACTTCGGCATACGAGGGTGTGAATGTAGAAGAAATGCGTTATCATTGCGGTGATATGCTGGCCAGGAGAGACAGGGGAGAAGTAAATCCCGATATTGTAGCCGGTGTTCCGGATTCCGGTATTGCCCATGCAATCGGATATGCGAACCAGTCCGGTGTGCCTTTTGCCCGTCCGTTTATCAAATATACACCAACCTGGCCAAGATCATTTATGCCTACACAGCAGAGCCAGAGAAATCTTATCGCAAGAATGAAGCTGATTCCTGTACATCGTCTGATCAAGGATAAGAGCCTTCTGATGATCGATGATTCTATTGTACGTGGAACACAGTTAAGAGAAACAACGGAATTTCTTTACAGAAATGGTGCAAAGGAAGTACATATCCGTCCTGCGTGTCCGCCTTTACTTTATGGATGCAAATATCTGAATTTCTCACGTTCTAAATCGGAGATGGATCTGATCACAAGACGTGTGATCGCCAAACGCGAGGGAGAGAATGTCAGTGATAAAGTCCTGGCAGACTATGCAGATCCAAATTCAACAAATTATAAAGAAATGCTAGAAGAAATCCGTAAGGAGCTGAATTTCACATCACTGAAATTCCACAGACTTGATGATCTGAAAGCTTCCATTGGAATTTCACCATGTAAACTCTGTACCTATTGCTGGGATGGAAAAGAATAA
- a CDS encoding helix-turn-helix domain-containing protein, translated as MKFQRIQDLRTDADMSQKQLSEILHISQRSYSHYETGSRNIPVEMLIRLANYYDISVDYLVGRTDKKEMNK; from the coding sequence ATGAAATTTCAGCGTATTCAGGATTTACGTACAGATGCTGACATGTCACAGAAACAGCTCAGCGAAATTCTTCACATCAGCCAGCGTTCCTACTCTCACTATGAGACAGGTTCACGCAATATCCCGGTTGAAATGCTTATCAGACTGGCAAATTATTACGACATAAGTGTTGATTATCTGGTAGGACGCACTGATAAAAAAGAGATGAATAAATAA
- a CDS encoding YifB family Mg chelatase-like AAA ATPase has protein sequence MPEERSLYLFASVLSAAIFGVEVCPVQVEADVSNGLPSFIMVGFPSAQVKEAQERVRTALKNNGYQFPPKRITVNFAPADMKKEGAGFDVPVAAAVLAAFEMISPQVVSRVMMAGEIGLDGEIHGISGILPIVLCARSLGSRFCVVPYENLKEGRLIRDVPVAGVKNLRELVECLKNPEPYLKREIQEEIPSIINTDMGMDFSDIEGQEGAKRAAEIAVSGFHNLLLIGPPGTGKTMLARRLPTIMPGLGFEEKLELTRIYSIAGLLSREHPLIDERPFRSPHHTSTPQAIAGGGRNPRPGEITLAHKGVLFLDEMPEFSRASLELLRQPMEDKVIQIARASGTYNFPADFMLCAAMNPCPCGYYPDLNRCTCTAGEITHYMGKISRPLLDRIDISTEVPPVSFSQLHCGRKGENSAAIRKRVEKVQKIQEERYKDEKINFNGQLKSSLIDKFCPLTDSASRLLARAFEKIAFSARSYHRILKVARTIADMEGEEMIAGHHIGEALSYRAFDKDSVIK, from the coding sequence ATGCCGGAAGAAAGGAGTTTATATTTGTTTGCAAGTGTATTATCAGCTGCAATTTTTGGGGTGGAAGTATGCCCTGTGCAGGTAGAAGCTGATGTAAGTAACGGACTTCCTTCCTTTATCATGGTAGGATTTCCTTCTGCGCAGGTAAAGGAAGCGCAGGAACGGGTACGCACAGCACTCAAGAATAATGGTTATCAGTTTCCACCAAAGAGAATTACCGTCAATTTTGCTCCTGCAGACATGAAGAAAGAGGGAGCCGGTTTTGATGTACCGGTGGCAGCAGCAGTGTTAGCTGCTTTTGAGATGATCAGCCCTCAGGTTGTCAGCAGAGTTATGATGGCAGGGGAGATCGGTCTGGACGGAGAAATCCATGGGATATCCGGAATCCTGCCGATTGTATTGTGTGCAAGAAGTTTGGGCAGTCGTTTTTGCGTAGTTCCCTATGAGAATCTGAAAGAAGGAAGACTGATCAGGGATGTGCCGGTAGCAGGAGTAAAAAATTTACGGGAACTGGTCGAGTGTCTTAAGAATCCGGAACCCTATCTGAAGAGGGAAATACAGGAAGAAATTCCTTCTATTATAAATACAGATATGGGAATGGATTTTTCAGACATTGAAGGACAGGAAGGGGCAAAAAGAGCGGCGGAAATTGCAGTAAGCGGATTTCACAATCTTCTTCTTATCGGACCTCCGGGAACGGGCAAAACCATGCTTGCCAGAAGACTGCCGACGATCATGCCTGGGCTTGGCTTTGAAGAAAAGCTGGAGCTTACCAGAATTTACAGTATTGCAGGACTTCTTTCAAGAGAACATCCTCTGATCGATGAGCGACCATTTCGCAGCCCTCATCATACAAGTACTCCGCAGGCAATTGCAGGAGGCGGGCGTAATCCCAGACCCGGCGAAATCACTCTTGCGCATAAAGGTGTACTCTTTCTGGATGAAATGCCGGAATTTTCCAGAGCAAGTCTGGAACTTCTGCGACAGCCCATGGAGGATAAAGTGATCCAGATAGCCAGAGCAAGCGGAACTTACAACTTTCCGGCGGATTTTATGTTATGTGCAGCGATGAATCCCTGTCCCTGCGGTTATTATCCGGATTTAAACAGATGCACCTGTACAGCAGGTGAGATCACACATTATATGGGAAAAATCAGTCGCCCTCTTCTGGACAGAATTGATATCAGCACTGAGGTACCGCCGGTTTCTTTTTCACAGCTTCACTGTGGAAGAAAGGGAGAAAATTCCGCTGCTATCAGAAAAAGAGTGGAAAAAGTACAGAAGATCCAGGAAGAACGGTATAAAGATGAGAAAATAAATTTTAACGGGCAGCTGAAGAGCAGTCTGATCGATAAATTCTGCCCTCTTACAGACAGCGCATCCCGACTTCTGGCAAGAGCCTTTGAAAAAATCGCATTCAGTGCCAGATCCTATCACAGGATCCTGAAGGTAGCCAGAACAATTGCGGATATGGAAGGGGAAGAAATGATTGCCGGTCATCATATCGGAGAAGCACTTTCGTACAGGGCATTTGACAAAGATTCTGTCATAAAATAA
- the dprA gene encoding DNA-processing protein DprA, translating into MERTDVKNNHTEEYSTGQIRCIEKSDPEYPQIMKQYASMPAKLYVKGRLPDPKRRTVAVIGARMCSPYGRMQAFRYAKALSVAGVQIISGMALGIDSEGHKGALEGKMPTFAVLGSGVDVCYPKSNRKLYERILWENGGIISECPLGSGPVSWHFPARNRIISALSDAVLVVEAKENSGSLITAGFALEQGKMVYAIPGAVTDELSRGCHKLIYDGAGIAYCPEIMLEELGISMEKVTQNGEKNNLGLARDLNMVYSCLDLRPKNPDYIVRKTGFSPAQVSNCLVELTLRGLIRESGRHYYVKDS; encoded by the coding sequence ATGGAAAGAACTGATGTGAAAAATAATCATACAGAAGAATACAGTACAGGTCAGATACGATGTATTGAGAAATCAGATCCGGAATATCCTCAGATAATGAAGCAGTATGCCTCCATGCCGGCAAAGCTTTATGTAAAAGGCAGACTTCCTGATCCTAAGAGAAGAACGGTGGCAGTGATCGGTGCCAGAATGTGCAGTCCTTATGGAAGGATGCAGGCATTCCGGTATGCGAAAGCGTTAAGTGTAGCTGGAGTCCAGATTATCAGCGGTATGGCACTTGGCATTGATTCAGAAGGACATAAAGGCGCACTGGAAGGAAAGATGCCTACATTTGCGGTGCTTGGAAGTGGTGTTGATGTATGCTACCCGAAATCTAACAGAAAACTCTATGAGAGGATCTTGTGGGAAAATGGTGGGATCATCAGTGAATGTCCACTGGGTTCAGGACCTGTTTCCTGGCATTTCCCGGCGCGAAACCGGATCATCAGTGCTTTGTCAGACGCGGTTCTGGTAGTGGAAGCAAAAGAAAACAGCGGTTCGCTGATCACTGCGGGATTTGCACTGGAACAGGGAAAGATGGTCTATGCGATTCCGGGGGCAGTGACAGATGAACTTAGCAGAGGCTGTCATAAGCTGATCTACGACGGCGCAGGGATTGCATACTGTCCGGAAATTATGCTGGAAGAACTTGGAATTTCGATGGAAAAAGTAACACAAAACGGTGAAAAAAACAACTTGGGACTTGCAAGAGATTTGAATATGGTGTATAGTTGTCTCGATTTACGACCAAAAAATCCCGACTACATTGTGAGAAAAACAGGCTTTTCCCCGGCACAGGTAAGCAACTGTCTTGTGGAACTGACACTGCGGGGGCTCATAAGAGAGAGCGGGAGACATTATTATGTAAAAGACAGTTGA